In Biomphalaria glabrata chromosome 11, xgBioGlab47.1, whole genome shotgun sequence, the following proteins share a genomic window:
- the LOC106058871 gene encoding probable G-protein coupled receptor B0563.6: MTSYFIEDSTLINVITNVTLPWIPPEMKQKEDLSCAQNRSDEHITFYENARFVTGLIVYPIGCIIGITGNILALIVFNHRDMRTSTNVYLSSLAVSDTIKLLNDAMYFMIVAVGMNDASLSQTMMSSLYPVAHYVFNMAVCVTAWLTVSVAVERYISVCYPSRAKDLCTTRRARLVCTFVFLSMSIFAVPSALRYEMRTIFDKALNVTCALIVATDLGNNNQFMIPYSWINNSLRGIIPVFILVFLNVNIINELRKERVKGKKFTARNRITLMLIVIIFMFLICITPDAILSTFFNKGYVDEENLFKGIREITDSLLVVNSALSFMVYCAMSSVFRVTFAKIFFKFRARPPHPEAMHLNRRSPSQKHTPTVESPDVVRANGSSKHEIHSNGGEEYL, encoded by the coding sequence ATGACGTCATACTTTATTGAAGACTCTACACTGATAAACGTCATCACCAATGTCACGTTGCCATGGATACCGCCGGAAATGAAGCAGAAAGAGGACTTGTCTTGCGCCCAAAACCGGTCCGACGAGCACATAACGTTTTACGAGAACGCCCGGTTCGTCACCGGGCTGATAGTATACCCAATCGGGTGCATCATCGGGATCACGGGCAACATTCTGGCGTTGATTGTGTTCAACCACCGGGACATGCGGACCTCGACCAACGTCTACCTCTCGTCCCTGGCTGTGTCTGACACCATCAAGCTCCTGAACGACGCCATGTACTTCATGATCGTGGCCGTGGGCATGAACGACGCTTCCCTGTCGCAGACGATGATGAGCAGCCTGTATCCGGTCGCCCACTACGTCTTCAACATGGCCGTCTGCGTGACGGCCTGGCTGACGGTCAGTGTGGCCGTGGAGCGTTACATCTCCGTGTGCTACCCTTCCAGGGCCAAGGATCTCTGCACGACCCGGCGGGCCAGGCTGGTCTGCACGTTCGTCTTCCTCTCCATGAGCATCTTCGCGGTGCCGTCGGCGCTCCGGTACGAGATGAGAACGATCTTCGACAAGGCGCTCAACGTGACGTGCGCTCTGATCGTGGCGACGGACCTGGGCAACAACAACCAGTTTATGATTCCTTACTCGTGGATCAACAACTCCCTCCGCGGAATTATTCCAGTCTTCATCCTTGTGTTCCTCAACGTCAACATCATCAATGAGCTGCGTAAAGAGCGGGTGAAAGGGAAAAAGTTCACCGCCAGGAATCGAATCACCCTTATGCTGATCGTCATCATCTTCATGTTTCTCATCTGTATAACACCGGACGCCATCCTCTCGACGTTCTTCAACAAGGGCTACGTCGACGAGGAGAATCTCTTCAAGGGCATCCGGGAGATTACGGACTCTCTTCTTGTGGTCAACTCCGCCTTAAGCTTCATGGTCTATTGCGCCATGAGCTCCGTCTTCAGGGTCACGTTcgccaagattttttttaagttcagaGCCCGCCCCCCGCACCCGGAAGCCATGCATTTAAACCGGAGATCGCCTTCCCAAAAACACACTCCGACAGTTGAAAGCCCGGATGTTGTCCGTGCTAATGGCAGTTCGAAGCATGAGATTCACTCTAACGGCGGAGAGGAGTACTTATAA